In a genomic window of Gossypium arboreum isolate Shixiya-1 chromosome 7, ASM2569848v2, whole genome shotgun sequence:
- the LOC108482586 gene encoding uncharacterized protein LOC108482586 yields the protein MPSEDSKSVKKEEPEEDNEDLKSLSSMGENRKKKPSSNSNNAAISNSKLRPKEAKVKKEEPVETDDEDEKPISKRSSATKATKPKKEESDDEDEKPISKRSSATKVDKEKEMKKKKKKGEEKKAAAGKEVKWEKKVYDLPGQKRDPPEERDPLRIFYETMYQQIPHSEMAQFSSKELQLARCIQHALMILICLGIAETGSLFVFGDKVIANLGFGEAKNATMPSMINTLPYSEEVACGGYHTCVVTINTHGFSEDYRRSRVSLYWKSIA from the exons ATGCCATCTGAGGACTCAAAGTCAGTGAAAAAGGAGGAACCCGAAGAGGATAATGAGGACCTCAAAAGCCTGAGTTCGATGGGGGAGAATCGTAAGAAGAAACCCTCGAGTAATAGCAACAATGCTGCTATTTCTAACTCGAAATTGCGTCCCAAAGAAGCCAAAGTGAAGAAAGAAGAGCCGGTAGAGACTGATGATGAAGACGAAAAACCCATCTCTAAAAGGAGCTCCGCTACTAAAGCGACCAAGCCCAAGAAGGAAGAGAGCGACGATGAAGACGAAAAACCAATCTCCAAAAGGAGCTCCGCTACTAAAGTAGATAAG gaaaaagaaatgaagaaaaagaagaaaaagggggAAGAAAAGAAAGCGGCTGCTGGGAAGGAAGTGAAGTGGGAGAAGAAGGTTTATGATTTGCCCGGTCAGAAGAGGGATCCTCCTGAGGAG AGGGATCCACTGCGGATATTTTATGAAACAATGTACCAGCAAATTCCCCATAGTGAAATGGCACAATTCTC GTCAAAAGAGTTGCAGCTAGCTCGTTGCATTCAACATGCATTGATG ATCTTAATTTGTCTAGGTATTGCAGAAACTGGGTCTTTGTTTGTGTTTGGGGATAAAGTGATAGCTAATCTT GGATTTGGGGAGGCCAAGAATGCAACCATGCCATCCATGATCAATACATTGCCATATTCAGAAGAAGTTGCATGTGGTGGCTACCACACTTGTGTTGTAACAA TCAACACACATGGCTTCTCAGAAGATTATAGAAGAAGCCGTGTATCTCTGTACTGGAAATCCATTGCCTAA